The DNA segment AGGCCGTACAGCGCGTTCACGTCGCTGGGCGCGCGCGCGGCCAGCGCGCGGCTGAGCGCCAGGGCGCGCGCGTAGAGCCGGCTCGCCTGCCGCAAGTGTTGCTGATACAGCAGCGGATCGCCCAGCGCCAGCGCCGCCGCGGCTACTTGCTGCTGCGCCGCCGCATCCGCCGGTCTTTGCTGCAGCGCCGCCGCGGCGGCCCGCAGCGCCTCCCGCAGCGTCGACTCGGCCGCGGCATAGCGTTCCAGCCGGGTCTCGATCCGTCCCACCAGCATCTCCGCCTCGACCGCTTGTTCGGCGTCGAGCGGCCGCAGCATCCTCAGGGCCTGCTCCGCCGAGGCCAGCGCCTGCTGCGTGCGCCCCAGGTTGGCCTGGTACGGCGCCCCCTGCAATTGCGCCAGCTTCAGATACCCCAGGGCCAGATCGTAGCGCGCCGCTGCATTCGCGCCTGGTTCCCGCGCCAACCGCTCGAGGCGCGCCAGGCTGTCGTCCACCATTTGCTCCCGTACCCGCGTGCCGCCCGGCAGGCGCGCAATGGCGCTATCCAGTTGCAGCAGATCGGCCGCCGCCAACTGTTGTAGCGCCGTCCCGCGCTGTTCCGCCAGCCGCGCTGCCCGCTGCGCGCGCCGCATCTGCCAGAGCGTGCCCGCCAGCAGCAGCGTCCGCTGGCGCCGGAACAGCAGCCGCGCCCGGTGCGGCCACGGCCCCGCCCGCGCCAGCGGCGGCCGGAAGTTGAGAGAGCGCCGCAAATCCTGCGCCAGCGCATCCACCGAACTGTAGCGTGCTCCTGCATCCGGTGCCTGCGCTTTGGCCGCAATTGCCTCCAGGTCGGGCGAGCCGGCTGGCCCCAGCACCCGCCGCAGAATCGCTCCCAGCGCGTACACGTCACTCGCCGTGGTCAGCGGCTCGCCCCGTGTCTGTTCCGGGCTGGCGTAGCCCGGCGTCATGTAGGCCGCCAGCCCGCCGCCACCCTCGCCTGCGGCATGACTGTCCAGCAGCCGCGCAATGCCAAAATCCAGAAGTTGCGGCTCGCCCGCCGCATCGACCAGAATGTGCGCCGGCTTCAGATCGCACAGCAGCACCAGTTGCTGATGCGCGTAGCTCACGGCCGCGCACGCCTTCAGGAAGAGCTTCACCCGCTCCGGCGCGCTCAGCCGCTGTTCCTCGCACCAGGCGTCGATCGGGATGCCGGCGATGTATTGCATCGCCAGATAGCCGCGGCCGTCCTCGGCCGTGCCGGCGTCGAGAAAGCGGGCGATGTGGGGATGCTCCAGCCGCGCCAGCGCCCGCGCCTCCGCGCTGCGCGCGCCCGACAGCCGCGGCAGCAGCTTGAGCGCCACGGGGCGCTCCAGCGGCGGATCGGCGCGCAGCGCCAGGTACACCACCCCCATGCCGCCGCGCCCCAGCTCGGCAATCGGCCGGTAGGGTCCAATGCGCGGCGGCAGCGCCGGCTCCAGAAAAAGCGCCCGCGGCATCATGCCACGCCAGCAGCCGCGCTACTTCGCGTGCGATTGCCGCCGGCGCGCTCGCCAGCCCCCGCACCCGTTCCTCCGGCGCCAGCTCGACCAGCTCAGCCAACAGGACTTCCGCGCTCACCTCATCCGGCATCGCCTTCGGCTGCAGCCGCTTTGCAGCCGCCCTCCAGCTCCCCGTACAGCCACGCCCGCGCCCAGGTCCACTGCCGCGCCACGCTGCGCGACGAAATGCCCAGCACCTCTGCTGCCTCTTCGACCGTCAGGCCGGCAAAGTAGCGCAGCTCCACCAGCCGGCATTTCTCCGCATCCATGGCCGCCAGTTTTTGCAGGGCAAGGTCCAGCGCCAGCAGATCGGCGCCGCGCGGCGCCACGCTCGATTCGCTCAGCGTCCAGGCCTCGGGCGCGGTGCGCTTCGCCGCCCGCCGCGCACGCGCATGATCCACCAGAATGCGCCGCATCATGTGCGCCGCCACGCCATAGAGCTGCTGCCGTTCCTGCCAGTCCACGGCGCTCTGGCGGCTGAGCCGCAGAAAGGCCTCGTGCACCAGCGCCGTCGCCTGCAGCGTCGGCGCCGCGCGCTCGCCCCGCAGCGCCCGCTGCGCAATGCGCCGCAGGTCCTCGTACACCAGCGGCGCCAGGCGGTCGAACGCGCCCTCCTCGCCTTGCTGCCAGGCGCGCAACAGCAGCGTGATTTCGCCGGCTTCCGCGCTCATTCCGGGGGCCTCTCGCCAGCATTCTACACTGACTGAGGCCCCGGAGTTGTCCCACGGCTAATTGACAGTCAGAGTGAGTTGTTGTGACCGGCTTCCGGTGGTGCCCGTTGCCGTCAGCGTCAGCGTGTAGGTGCCCGCGGGCGTGCCGGAGGGTGAGCTCGTCGGTTGCGTCGGTCCGAGAATGGGGCTACTGCCGCCGCAGGCTACCATCAGGCTCAGGGCGCCCATGCCCGCCACGGCCGCCAGCCAGCGCCGCGCCCGCGGCCGGCCGGCCAGCCCGCGCCAGCCCGCGCCCAGTAAGCCCAGGGCGAGTGCCGCCAGCAGCCCATCCAGCTCCGGCCAGCCTGCCGGCGGTG comes from the Acidobacteriota bacterium genome and includes:
- a CDS encoding sigma-70 family RNA polymerase sigma factor, encoding MSAEAGEITLLLRAWQQGEEGAFDRLAPLVYEDLRRIAQRALRGERAAPTLQATALVHEAFLRLSRQSAVDWQERQQLYGVAAHMMRRILVDHARARRAAKRTAPEAWTLSESSVAPRGADLLALDLALQKLAAMDAEKCRLVELRYFAGLTVEEAAEVLGISSRSVARQWTWARAWLYGELEGGCKAAAAEGDAG
- a CDS encoding serine/threonine protein kinase; its protein translation is MMPRALFLEPALPPRIGPYRPIAELGRGGMGVVYLALRADPPLERPVALKLLPRLSGARSAEARALARLEHPHIARFLDAGTAEDGRGYLAMQYIAGIPIDAWCEEQRLSAPERVKLFLKACAAVSYAHQQLVLLCDLKPAHILVDAAGEPQLLDFGIARLLDSHAAGEGGGGLAAYMTPGYASPEQTRGEPLTTASDVYALGAILRRVLGPAGSPDLEAIAAKAQAPDAGARYSSVDALAQDLRRSLNFRPPLARAGPWPHRARLLFRRQRTLLLAGTLWQMRRAQRAARLAEQRGTALQQLAAADLLQLDSAIARLPGGTRVREQMVDDSLARLERLAREPGANAAARYDLALGYLKLAQLQGAPYQANLGRTQQALASAEQALRMLRPLDAEQAVEAEMLVGRIETRLERYAAAESTLREALRAAAAALQQRPADAAAQQQVAAAALALGDPLLYQQHLRQASRLYARALALSRALAARAPSDVNALYGLSTAYYRRAGVEFDEAEALRLRFGQPGAAAPQYRRAVSDYRRARDLSVVLLEAAPGREEYQRWNAGVDCDLAAALAAAGAYPAALAAASKGVNGAAALAAADPANREAEFDLAVAYGARAQMELQRAPAAARADFEQAEALGEKLAAADPADVENIGRLRGMLLIDLEHRPAGKKRNRLARRALGLAQQSERLDPLRPLAAASVADSGADLAASLLAAGDAAGARARLQQARLRMERLARRPAADVNLLLSAARIEAAAPAVARSREAAREFLQEAANGGGCTNAFDCATVSAANWKLGRVEAALGDARRGLAALPDPVKLSAAQMEHGLQRLWGSAGSARAGHP